The nucleotide window TAGGAGATGGAGCAGAGCTATTTGCTGTAACACAAGGTTTTGAAAGAGAAAATTTACTCACAGAACAATCGAAAAAGGCTTGGGAAAAATGGAAAGAAAAATCGGAATACAAACCTATTATTAATATAGAAAATCACGATACTATTGGTATGCTTGCTTTAGATAAAGAAGGTAATATTTCTGGAGCTTGTACCACAAGTGGTTTGGCTTATAAAATGGCTGGTAGAGTAGGCGATTCGCCAATAATTGGTGGGGGTTTATTTGTAGATAATGAAATTGGTGGAGCAGCTGCTACTGGTTTAGGAGAAGAAGTTCTAAAAACAGTAGGTAGCTTTTTAATTGTTGAATTAATGAGACAAGGAAAAACTCCTCAAGCAGCTTGTGAAGAGGCTATTGGTAGAATTGTAAATAAGCTAGGTAAAAACTACAAAGATTTCCAAGTGGGTTATATTGCAGTGAACAAGCAAGGTGAAACTGGTGCTTATTCAATACATGAATGGTTTAGTTACAATGTGTATAAGGATAAAAAGAACCAAAATATAAAGTCAGATTACTTTAATAAATCATAATAGAAATACATGTCAAGTAGCAATAAATCATTCAAAAGTGCATTTATTTTTTTAACCACTTTGTTTTTTCTCTGGGGTTTTATTACAGTTCTTGTAGATAGTTTAGTTCCAAGATTAAAGGATGTTTTTGAAATCTCATACGCAAAAACAGTATTAATTCAATTTGCGTTTTTTACAGCGTTTTTTGTTTTTTCTTTACCTGCAGGTTTTATTCTATCTAAAATTGGTTACAAAAAAGGTATTGTTCTAGGCTTACTAACAATGGCTTTGGGTTGTTTGTTGTTTTATCCTGCAGCAGAACTTAGAAACTTTTCGGTTTTTTTAGTAGGTTATTTTACATTGGCTGGTGGTATAACAGTTTTACAAGTAGCAGCAAATCCTTATGTGGCTTTACTTGGTAATGAAGAAGGAGCTAGTAGTAGATTAAATCTTTCGCAAGCTTTTAATTCTTTAGGAACTACAATTGCACCTATTATTGGAGCATTATTTTTATTGAGTAGTTCTGTAAAAACATCCACAGAAATTAATGATTTAACCGATATTGAAAAGTCAGATTATTACATGGCAGAAGCTGCTACTGTACAAACTCCTTTTTTAATTATATCAATATTTATAATTGCTTTGGCTATTGTTTTTGCATTTATAAAGCTACCAACAGTAATGCAAGAAGCACCAAAAGGTGGATATCTTACTTTATTAAAAAACAAATTAATGTTAATGGGGGCTTTTGGTATTTTTGTTTATGTAGGTGCAGAAGTAGCTATAGGAAGTTTTTTAGTAAATTATTTCGACGCTATGAATCTAGCAGTTTTGGTTTCTCAAAATGAAACCATGATGAGTATTGCTAATACTATTGCTAGTGTTTTTAATAAATCTTTCTCAGAGGCAGATTCAAAATCTTTATTAGGAATTTTTGTCATTTTTTATTGGGGAGGAGCAATGATTGGCAGATTTATAGGTGCTTATTTAACTAAAACATTGGCTCCAGGTAAAGTGCTTGCAATTTTTGCAACGTTGGCAATTACAATGATTGTAGTATCTATTAATACATCTGGTTTACTATCTATGTGGTCTATTTTAGGTGTAGGTCTATTTAATTCTATTATGTTTCCTACCATATTTACATTAAGTTTAGAAGGTTTAGGCGATTTAAAAGCCCAAGCATCTGGCTTATTATGTATGGCAATTGTTGGTGGAGCAATAATTCCTTTTGCTTTTGGTAGTCTAATAGATAATTTCGGATTTAAAACTGCTTTTATCTTAGCTATTTTGTGCTATGGATATATCTTATTTTATGGTCGATTTAAAAGTAAGAAATCAATATTTAAACATTAAAAGTAAATTAAGAAGACACTTAGTGTTGCAACAATTCCAAGTGTAAACATTAAAACACTTGATTTTTTTAAACGCTTCTTTTTGCTGATAATATAAACGCTTATCAATAACGTAAATATAAGATAGATAATTTCGTAGTTAAAGCTAATATGTGGTTTGATGAAGTAATAAATTCCTAAAAGAAATAAAGGAATTAAATTAAATGTTTTCTTAGACATGTTTAAAGATAAATAAAAAACCCAAAACTGAATTAGTTTTGGGTTTTTGTTATTTACTAATAAATATTCTTTCTCTATTTCTTTTGTTGTTTTGCTTGCTGCTCTTGAGCTTGCTTCATTGCAGCATCAATTCTTTGTCTAAATTTGCTTTTTGCTTTTTCAGGACGTTTTTTATTTTCTTCTATTTGTGCATGAATTTTATCTTCATCAATTACATAATTCTTAATTACTAACATAATAGATATCGTTAATAAGTTAGAAATAAAGTAATACAAACTTAATCCACTAGCATATCTATTAAAGAAAATAAGCATCATTATTGGAGAGAAGTAAATCATATACTTCATCATTTTAC belongs to Polaribacter dokdonensis and includes:
- a CDS encoding isoaspartyl peptidase/L-asparaginase family protein gives rise to the protein MKRRNFIKKASATGLGLATVSSSILNFDKTKLVQNSKTSKIVKPLVIATWRTDLAVETAAAVLEKGGSALDAVEQGCRIEEANEKNQTVGLGGLPDRDGNVTLDACIMDDKGNYGSVLGVKNIKHVISVARKVMEETPHVMLVGDGAELFAVTQGFERENLLTEQSKKAWEKWKEKSEYKPIINIENHDTIGMLALDKEGNISGACTTSGLAYKMAGRVGDSPIIGGGLFVDNEIGGAAATGLGEEVLKTVGSFLIVELMRQGKTPQAACEEAIGRIVNKLGKNYKDFQVGYIAVNKQGETGAYSIHEWFSYNVYKDKKNQNIKSDYFNKS
- a CDS encoding sugar MFS transporter; the protein is MSSSNKSFKSAFIFLTTLFFLWGFITVLVDSLVPRLKDVFEISYAKTVLIQFAFFTAFFVFSLPAGFILSKIGYKKGIVLGLLTMALGCLLFYPAAELRNFSVFLVGYFTLAGGITVLQVAANPYVALLGNEEGASSRLNLSQAFNSLGTTIAPIIGALFLLSSSVKTSTEINDLTDIEKSDYYMAEAATVQTPFLIISIFIIALAIVFAFIKLPTVMQEAPKGGYLTLLKNKLMLMGAFGIFVYVGAEVAIGSFLVNYFDAMNLAVLVSQNETMMSIANTIASVFNKSFSEADSKSLLGIFVIFYWGGAMIGRFIGAYLTKTLAPGKVLAIFATLAITMIVVSINTSGLLSMWSILGVGLFNSIMFPTIFTLSLEGLGDLKAQASGLLCMAIVGGAIIPFAFGSLIDNFGFKTAFILAILCYGYILFYGRFKSKKSIFKH